A single genomic interval of Zingiber officinale cultivar Zhangliang chromosome 4A, Zo_v1.1, whole genome shotgun sequence harbors:
- the LOC121973857 gene encoding classical arabinogalactan protein 9-like, with translation MDALWCLCFIALAGIRVAGAQAPTAGPSRQPPPKASTTPSVAPSSPVQAAPPPLTPPPVTPPPVTPPPVTPPPVTPPPVLPPPPATPPPALPPAPASPAPLVSPPPVTPPPAQAPALAPAVPSPPALSPAVIPPASAPSKSKRKHRRRHKKKKHAKAPAPAELSPPDPTSPSPPEADVVSPAPEPFDLSGNGVKSEVERWARITLTIFYIFMQFY, from the exons ATGGATGCCTTGTGGTGCCTCTGTTTCATAGCGCTTGCTGGAATCCGCGTCGCCGGCGCGCAAGCTCCCACGGCCGGGCCGTCCCGGCAACCGCCCCCCAAGGCCTCTACGACCCCCTCTGTGGCTCCATCTTCCCCCGTCCAAGCCGCCCCGCCGCCACTAACTCCGCCGCCAGTGACGCCCCCTCCAGTGACGCCCCCGCCAGTGACGCCTCCGCCAGTGACGCCTCCGCCAGTGCTTCCGCCGCCACCTGCCACACCTCCTCCGGCGTTGCCGCCAGCACCTGCGTCGCCGGCGCCGCTAGTTTCTCCGCCTCCAGTAACTCCCCCGCCGGCGCAAGCGCCTGCGCTGGCTCCAGCCGTGCCTTCGCCGCCGGCGCTTTCGCCGGCCGTGATACCTCCCGCTTCCGCACCGTCGAAGAGCAAGAGGAAGCACCGTaggaggcacaagaagaagaagcacgcGAAGGCGCCGGCCCCGGCGGAGCTAAGCCCGCCGGACCCGACCTCGCCGTCGCCGCCGGAGGCGGACGTCGTCAGCCCGGCGCCGGAACCTTTTGATTTG AGTGGAAACGGCGTGAAATCTGAAGTGGAACGGTGGGCGAGGATTACGCTgactattttttatattttcatgCAATTTTATTAA
- the LOC121973858 gene encoding probable glycosyltransferase At5g03795 isoform X1, translated as MEKILKVYVYKEGEKPLCHTPELTGIYASEGWFMKQLEENKQFVVHDPDKAHLFYLPYSSRQLRTHLYVPDSHSMQPLSIFLRDYVNLIAAKFPFWNRTKGSDHFLVACHDWVPRFLPLIRRRGITFPMIFRLLLLLQGTYTTKLHEELRRNAIKVVCNADVSEGIFLRGKDVALPETYVKTPKDLHKDVGGRPASRRNIFAFFAGQMHGRVRPVLVQQWKGKDSDMKIYEKLPAAVARRMSYVEHMKSSRFCICPMGYEVNSPRIVEAIHYECVPVIIADNFVLPFEELLDWTAFSVVVPEKDIPNLKKILKGISERRYKRMQSNVKKLQRHFLWNSKPVKYDLFHMILHSVWFNRLNQMNTKA; from the coding sequence ATGGAGAAGATCTTGAAGGTCTACGTCTACAAGGAAGGAGAAAAGCCTCTGTGCCACACGCCTGAACTGACCGGCATCTACGCCTCCGAAGGATGGTTCATGAAACAGTTAGAGGAGAACAAGCAATTCGTGGTGCATGATCCAGACAAGGCTCACCTTTTCTACCTTCCCTACAGTTCGCGCCAGCTCAGAACCCATCTCTACGTCCCCGATTCTCACTCCATGCAGCCATTGTCGATCTTCTTGAGGGACTACGTCAACTTGATCGCCGCCAAGTTCCCCTTCTGGAACAGGACAAAGGGCTCAGACCATTTCCTCGTCGCTTGCCACGATTGGGTACCTCGATTTCTCCCCTTAATTAGACGTCGAGGGATTACTTTTCCGATGATCTTCCGGCTGTTGCTCTTGCTTCAGGGAACCTACACCACAAAGCTCCACGAGGAACTCCGGAGGAACGCGATCAAAGTGGTGTGCAATGCGGACGTCTCCGAGGGGATCTTCCTGCGCGGGAAGGACGTTGCTCTGCCGGAGACGTACGTGAAGACGCCCAAGGATCTGCACAAGGACGTCGGGGGGAGGCCGGCGTCACGGCGGAACATCTTCGCCTTCTTCGCCGGCCAGATGCACGGCCGCGTCCGGCCGGTCCTCGTCCAGCAGTGGAAGGGCAAGGACAGCGACATGAAGATCTACGAGAAGCTCCCCGCGGCCGTCGCCCGGCGGATGTCCTACGTCGAGCACATGAAGTCGAGCCGGTTCTGCATCTGCCCCATGGGCTACGAGGTGAACAGCCCCAGGATCGTGGAGGCCATCCACTACGAGTGCGTGCCGGTGATCATCGCCGACAACTTCGTGCTGCCGTTCGAGGAGCTGCTGGACTGGACCGCGTTCTCCGTGGTGGTGCCGGAGAAGGATATCCCGAACCTGAAGAAGATCCTGAAGGGGATCAGCGAGAGGCGGTACAAGAGGATGCAAAGCAACGTGAAGAAGTTGCAGAGGCATTTCTTGTGGAACTCCAAACcagtcaagtacgatctcttccacATGATCCTGCACTCCGTTTGGTTCAACAGATTGAACCAGATGAACACGAAAGCTTAA
- the LOC121973858 gene encoding probable glycosyltransferase At5g03795 isoform X2, with translation MEKILKVYVYKEGEKPLCHTPELTGIYASEGWFMKQLEENKQFVVHDPDKAHLFYLPYSSRQLRTHLYVPDSHSMQPLSIFLRDYVNLIAAKFPFWNRTKGSDHFLVACHDWGTYTTKLHEELRRNAIKVVCNADVSEGIFLRGKDVALPETYVKTPKDLHKDVGGRPASRRNIFAFFAGQMHGRVRPVLVQQWKGKDSDMKIYEKLPAAVARRMSYVEHMKSSRFCICPMGYEVNSPRIVEAIHYECVPVIIADNFVLPFEELLDWTAFSVVVPEKDIPNLKKILKGISERRYKRMQSNVKKLQRHFLWNSKPVKYDLFHMILHSVWFNRLNQMNTKA, from the exons ATGGAGAAGATCTTGAAGGTCTACGTCTACAAGGAAGGAGAAAAGCCTCTGTGCCACACGCCTGAACTGACCGGCATCTACGCCTCCGAAGGATGGTTCATGAAACAGTTAGAGGAGAACAAGCAATTCGTGGTGCATGATCCAGACAAGGCTCACCTTTTCTACCTTCCCTACAGTTCGCGCCAGCTCAGAACCCATCTCTACGTCCCCGATTCTCACTCCATGCAGCCATTGTCGATCTTCTTGAGGGACTACGTCAACTTGATCGCCGCCAAGTTCCCCTTCTGGAACAGGACAAAGGGCTCAGACCATTTCCTCGTCGCTTGCCACGATTGG GGAACCTACACCACAAAGCTCCACGAGGAACTCCGGAGGAACGCGATCAAAGTGGTGTGCAATGCGGACGTCTCCGAGGGGATCTTCCTGCGCGGGAAGGACGTTGCTCTGCCGGAGACGTACGTGAAGACGCCCAAGGATCTGCACAAGGACGTCGGGGGGAGGCCGGCGTCACGGCGGAACATCTTCGCCTTCTTCGCCGGCCAGATGCACGGCCGCGTCCGGCCGGTCCTCGTCCAGCAGTGGAAGGGCAAGGACAGCGACATGAAGATCTACGAGAAGCTCCCCGCGGCCGTCGCCCGGCGGATGTCCTACGTCGAGCACATGAAGTCGAGCCGGTTCTGCATCTGCCCCATGGGCTACGAGGTGAACAGCCCCAGGATCGTGGAGGCCATCCACTACGAGTGCGTGCCGGTGATCATCGCCGACAACTTCGTGCTGCCGTTCGAGGAGCTGCTGGACTGGACCGCGTTCTCCGTGGTGGTGCCGGAGAAGGATATCCCGAACCTGAAGAAGATCCTGAAGGGGATCAGCGAGAGGCGGTACAAGAGGATGCAAAGCAACGTGAAGAAGTTGCAGAGGCATTTCTTGTGGAACTCCAAACcagtcaagtacgatctcttccacATGATCCTGCACTCCGTTTGGTTCAACAGATTGAACCAGATGAACACGAAAGCTTAA